From Drosophila yakuba strain Tai18E2 chromosome 2L, Prin_Dyak_Tai18E2_2.1, whole genome shotgun sequence, one genomic window encodes:
- the LOC6527693 gene encoding coiled-coil domain-containing protein 97: MTTGSEADGDGEHQGNNDIVPNPEHPPELMNIFKSLAEKNQIVFKSQQIDDPEIPIEEKQQIAREAFEKNRENFLIRFGGFLNVRQLGSFQELAVKEPIKPDENLEEMCLLLEDFRRKLSTRAVSIKNRRYHAMQQLLDKGEYFSEHEMMQRAPDLYQELVGQYLTEAEKKARDSYDVRNTSFSGILMHTLEKKQRDELLEEIQQEGEQSVQVKSESNPAADFEVPVACRKQWGDFEDDEPVACSTSRNAEVRAPTNITKISTPEFYNPGERELLRNEFLSMMKERFLSGEDKDFDYAAVDDNTLLDDLKQIEQDEEDAYFEDSEDEEELEDHTAEDNAVSSEDDLDIYMRHLSNHHSLQNSHG, translated from the coding sequence ATGACAACTGGAAGCGAAGCTGACGGAGATGGCGAGCACCAGGGCAACAATGACATCGTCCCAAATCCAGAACACCCTCCGGAGCTAATGAATATCTTTAAATCCCTGGCCGAAAAAAACCAGATCGTCTTTAAGTCGCAGCAAATTGATGATCCGGAAATCCCGATCGAAGAGAAGCAACAAATTGCACGAGAAGCATTCGAAAAGAATCGTGAGAACTTCCTCATCCGATTTGGAGGCTTTCTGAATGTGAGACAACTGGGGTCCTTCCAGGAACTGGCTGTCAAGGAACCGATCAAGCCAGATGAAAATCTGGAGGAGATGTGTCTGCTGCTAGAGGATTTCAGGAGAAAACTCAGCACTCGTGCGGTATCAATCAAAAACCGAAGATACCATGCCATGCAGCAGCTCCTTGACAAGGGAGAATACTTCAGCGAGCACGAGATGATGCAAAGGGCGCCGGATCTCTACCAGGAGCTAGTGGGTCAGTACCTAACGGAGGCGGAAAAGAAGGCTCGGGACAGTTACGATGTTCGAAATACTAGCTTCTCAGGAATACTAATGCATACATtggaaaaaaagcaaagagaTGAATTGCTAGAGGAAATTCAGCAGGAAGGAGAACAGAGCGTGCAGGTGAAAAGTGAATCCAATCCTGCCGCAGACTTTGAAGTTCCTGTAGCTTGCCGAAAGCAGTGGGGTGACTTTGAAGATGATGAACCAGTTGCCTGTTCAACGAGTCGAAATGCAGAGGTTCGAGCACCAACAAATATAACTAAGATTTCCACACCGGAGTTTTATAATCCTGGAGAGCGAGAACTCCTACGTAATGAGTTCTTAAGTATGATGAAGGAACGCTTTCTGAGTGGGGAGGACAAGGATTTTGATTATGCTGCCGTAGATGATAATACTTTGCTGGATGATCTGAAGCAAATTGAGCAGGATGAAGAAGATGCCTACTTCGAGGAcagcgaggatgaggaggaatTGGAGGATCACACTGCAGAGGATAATGCCGTCTCTAGCGAAGATGACTTGGATATCTACATGAGGCATCTAAGCAATCATCACAGCCTTCAAAATAGTCACGGATAA
- the LOC6527692 gene encoding N6-adenosine-methyltransferase non-catalytic subunit codes for MSDVLKSSQERSRKRRLLLAQTLGLSSVDDLKKVLGNAEDINSSRQLNPGGQREEEDGGASSSKKTPNEIIYRDSSTFLKGTQSSNPHNDYCQHFVDTGQRPQNFIRDVGLADRFEEYPKLRELIKLKDKLIQDTASAPMYLKADLKSLDVKTLGAKFDVILIEPPLEEYARAAPAVATVGGAPRVFWNWDDILNLDVGEIAAHRSFVFLWCGSSEGLDMGRNCLKKWGFRRCEDICWIRTNINKPGHSKQLEPKAVFQRTKEHCLMGIKGTVRRSTDGDFIHANVDIDLIISEEEEFGSFEKPIEIFHIIEHFCLGRRRLHLFGRDSSIRPGWLTVGPELTNSNFNSELYQTYFAEAPATGCTSRIELLRPKSPPPNSKVLRGRGRGFPRGRGRPR; via the exons ATGAGCGATGTGCTAAAGAGCTCTCAGGAGCGATCCCGCAAGCGGCGTTTGCTTTTAGCGCAAACT TTGGGCTTGTCGAGCGTCGATGATCTGAAGAAGGTCCTGGGTAATGCCGAGGACATTAACAGTAGTCGCCAGCTGAATCCCGGTGGGCAacgcgaggaggaggacggCGGAGCCTCGTCCTCCAAGAAAACCCCCAATGAAATCATCTATAGGGACTCCTCCACCTTTCTGAAGGGAACCCAGTCTTCCAATCCGCACAATGACTACTGCCAGCACTTTGTGGACACTGGTCAGCGTCCACAGAACTTCATCCGCGATGTCGGACTTGCTGACCGCTTTGAGGAGTATCCCAAACTGAGGGAGCTGATCAAACTGAAGGACAAACTCATCCAAGACACCGCATCCGCACCTATGTACTTAAAGGCGGATTTGAAATCGCTTGATGTCAAGACCCTGGGCGCCAAGTTCGATGTTATACTGATTGAACCGCCGCTGGAGGAATATGCCAGAGCAGCACCTGCAGTTGCCACTGTAGGTGGAGCACCTCGGGTCTTTTGGAACTGGGATGATATACTTA ATTTGGATGTGGGCGAGATCGCCGCTCACCGCTCGTTTGTATTCCTTTGGTGCGGCTCATCGGAGGGCTTGGACATGGGCCGCAACTGTCTAAAAAAGTGGGGATTCCGTAGATGCGAAGACATTTGTTGGATACGGACCAACATTAACAAGCCCGGACACTCCAAGCAGCTCGAACCGAAAGCTGTCTTTCAACGCACTAAGGAACACTGCCTGATGGGAATCAAGGGAACTGTTCGCCGCTCCACTGATGGCGATTTTATCCATGCCAACGTGGACATTGATTTAATAATCTCAGAGGAGGAGGAATTTGGCAGCTTCGAAAAGCCCATCGAGATCTTTCACATCATCGAACACTTCTGCTTGGGTCGACGGCGTTTACATCTGTTCGGCAGAGATTCCAGTATCCGACCAGGTTGGCTAACTGTGGGTCCGGAGCTGACGAACTCGAACTTCAACTCCGAGCTGTACCAGACCTACTTTGCTGAGGCGCCAGCCACCGGTTGCACTAGTAGAATTGAACTCCTGAGGCCCAAGAGTCCGCCGCCTAATAGCAAGGTCTTAAGAGGAAGAGGACGCGGTTTTCCACGTGGTCGTGGAAGGCCAAGATAA
- the LOC6527691 gene encoding tumor suppressor candidate 3 produces MRLLHKTLLSGLLVVAIFAIYAAAQTKSKTGLSLSEKVQNLVDLNAKKPLLRFNGPKFREYVKSAPRNYSMIVMLTALAPSRQCQICRHAHDEFAIVANSYRFSSTYSNKLFFAMVDFDDGSEVFQLLRLNTAPVFMHFPAKGKPKGADTMDIHRVGFAADSIAKFVAERTDITIRIFRPPNYSGTVAMITLVALVGSFLYIRRNNLEFLYNKNLWGAIAVFFCFAMISGQMWNHIRGPPLVHKSQNGGVAYIHGSSQGQLVVETYIVMFLNAMIVLGIILLIESGTPKVHNKNKMMAMTGLVLVTVFFSFLLSVFRSKAQGYPYSFLFK; encoded by the exons ATGAGACTGCTGCACAAAACGCTGCTCAGCGGTCTGCTGGTGGTGGCGATATTCGCTATTTACGCTGCCGCGCAGACAAAATCAAAG ACGGGACTCTCGCTGTCGGAAAAAGTACAAAACCTGGTGGACTTGAACGCCAAGAAGCCGCTGCTCCGCTTCAATGGACCCAAGTTCCGGGAGTACGTGAAGAGTGCACCCAGGAATTACTCGATGATCGTAATGCTCACCGCACTGGCTCCATCGAGACAGTGCCAGATCTGTAGGCACGCCCACGACGAATTCGCCATCGTGGCCAACTCGTACCGCTTCTCCTCGACTTACTCCAACAAATTGTTCTTTGCCATGGTGGACTTCGATGATGGCTCCGAGGTTTTCCAACTTCTGCGCCTGAACACCGCCCCGGTGTTCATGCATTTCCCGGCCAAGGGCAAGCCAAAGGGAGCTGACACCATGGATATCCATCGCGTCGGCTTTGCCGCCGATTCTATTGCGAAATTCGTGGCCGAGCGAACGGACATCACCATCCGCATCTTCCGTCCGCCAAACTATTCGGGCACCGTGGCAATGATCACATTGGTGGCCCTGGTGGGCAGTTTCCTCTACATCCGGCGGAATAACTTGGAGTTCTTATACAACAAGAACCTGTGGGGTGCCATCGCAGTATTCTTCTGCTTCGCCATGATCTCGGGCCAAATGTGGAACCATATCCGTGGACCGCCGCTGGTACACAAGTCGCAAAATGGTGGCGTGGCCTACATCCACGGCTCCTCGCAGGGTCAGCTGGTGGTGGAGACCTATATAGTCATGTTCCTGA ATGCCATGATTGTGCTGGGCATAATTCTGCTGATTGAATCGGGAACACCAAAGGTccacaacaagaacaagaTGATGGCGATGACTGGTTTGGTGCTCGTCACTGTGTTCTTTTCCTTCCTGCTGTCCGTTTTTCGTTCGAAGGCGCAGGGCTATCCCTATAG TTTCTTGTTCAAATAG
- the LOC6527690 gene encoding polyprenol reductase, whose amino-acid sequence MAAPENGILEVLENLLDRYKINLLQMMFGTFIATIVFFGGLMTFVEKYLPNSIRQSFRYGKHSFQGETDPLVAWLEVPKSWFKHFYVFALFWSWLAFYILVSTVREQKEAPEYVLLFLDIMGGGRTHRKVEIDSTTACVGALMLTLQCTRRFYETNFVQIFSKKSKINLSHYAVGYVHYFGAIIALLSNTSGFVRGTKPMEFSLDKLTSQQILYLVIFFVAWQQQYASNIILVNLRKDPRTGSVKTEKHLLPKGGLFNVLSSPHMFLEVVMYFCIADLYMPVRIWRLIFLWVASNQTINALLTHKWYRETFREYPKNRRAIIPFLL is encoded by the coding sequence ATGGCGGCACCCGAAAATGGGATCCTTGAGGTCCTCGAAAACCTACTCGACCGGTACAAAATCAACCTGCTGCAAATGATGTTCGGCACCTTCATCGCCACGATCGTGTTCTTTGGCGGACTAATGACTTTCGTGGAGAAGTACCTGCCCAATAGCATTCGCCAATCCTTTCGGTATGGCAAGCACAGTTTCCAAGGCGAAACGGATCCATTGGTGGCCTGGCTGGAGGTGCCGAAATCCTGGTTTAAGCATTTCTACGTCTTTGCCCTGTTTTGGAGCTGGCTGGCATTCTACATACTCGTGTCCACTGTCCGGGAACAGAAGGAGGCGCCGGAATATGTCCTGCTATTCCTGGACATCATGGGCGGCGGACGGACGCACAGGAAGGTGGAGATCGACTCAACAACTGCCTGTGTCGGCGCACTCATGCTCACGTTGCAGTGCACCCGGCGTTTTTACGAGACCAACTTTGTGCAGATCTTCTCCAAGAAGAGCAAGATCAATCTGTCTCACTATGCCGTGGGCTATGTGCACTACTTTGGCGCCATTATAGCATTACTGTCCAATACCTCCGGCTTTGTGCGCGGCACCAAGCCTATGGAGTTTAGCCTGGACAAGCTGACAAGCCAGCAAATACTGTACCTCGTCATCTTCTTTGTCGCCTGGCAGCAGCAGTATGCCAGCAACATTATATTGGTTAACCTGCGTAAGGATCCGCGCACCGGAAGTGTCAAAACGGAAAAGCACCTTCTGCCCAAAGGTGGTCTTTTCAATGTGCTTTCGTCGCCGCACATGTTCCTCGAGGTGGTCATGTACTTCTGCATCGCCGATCTCTACATGCCAGTAAGAATTTGGCGACTAATCTTCCTCTGGGTGGCCAGCAATCAAACGATCAATGCTCTGCTAACACACAAGTGGTACCGGGAAACATTCAGGGAATATCCAAAGAACCGACGTGCTATTATTCCGTTCCTGCTCTGA